One part of the Bicyclus anynana chromosome 8, ilBicAnyn1.1, whole genome shotgun sequence genome encodes these proteins:
- the LOC128198294 gene encoding tetratricopeptide repeat protein 28-like, producing MLTATEIMNLKITARLVVLSCAPSSAAFQDSDDPDSVTSAGEGVSRLCRAFLAAGAQAILVTLWPSPQDTATKILYRALYSALLQGSRVAKALGDAMQTVRHTKHFSHPAHWAGLTLLGVNVRLSNKVALMGQALCELLAAPDKCRDALRVCLHLVEKSLQRIVRGQKNAMYTTQKSIENKAGTSTGWRELLMSVGFRFEPAANGIPSSVFFPQSDPEERLTQCSASLQALLGLTPTTLQALSKLISNGSDVADDIIGVVRSVISQFSVKSSESDTFEVAVNVRLWRVNGCHELLASLGFDLAEVGQDEVTLRTGKAANRRHIQFVLQALLALFDTQEAPRSLSLESSSSVESLASIEDGDLEPHSDGEPPPRQHRQSVPAMPPPPLPLGSCGGAFTMYVRGTNSATEVGRGEPDGRTAPPPAPPPPRYRGESDAAFTPSPPAAPPPNSSAPQRDVSLALAHQTKIRTLYTRRPPSTDDSDWESSGHDTVLRRRPEHPHQRYLDAFYDLASAQTRRAEDEKPDQTLSQPSTSKRAPRPKMGTNSRDSMAQVRHMSGELTPTISEVYHERNIGLGLAPPLAELLLSEDSKTEMRTASSSENLLLQNLEKLGLLGETSETEDRWCSGNASRPWLSAPPLETDIQSSDLTTAEIIERKNKFKKDIEPKRKEENVYELKQKDDTAGPSAIEKRCVSPFSELSRRDEGDGRSIADSHSSYKALVLNPRTPYLPEEGESGINAGNEGGKTHPRVRRPPVPRGRPAYTTLDFPPHKL from the exons ATGTTGACAGCAACTGAGATCATGAATTTGAAAATCACCGCCAGACTG GTGGTACTTTCATGTGCCCCGTCAAGTGCAGCGTTCCAAGACTCAGATGATCCAGACTCCGTTACATCAGCCGGCGAAGGTGTATCCCGTTTGTGCAGAGCATTCTTGGCAGCTGGAGCTCAAGCTATATTAGTCACCCTCTGGCCTTCTCCTCAGGACACCGCCACTAAGATTTTATATCGAGCTTTGTATTCAGCACTTTTACAAGGAAGCAGGGTGGCAAA AGCTCTAGGAGATGCCATGCAAACAGTTCGTCACACCAAACATTTCTCCCACCCTGCACATTGGGCAGGTCTAACCTTATTAGGTGTTAACGTGCGTTTAAGCAACAAAGTTGCACTTATGGGCCAAGCACTGTGTGAACTGCTAGCCGCTCCAGACAAATGCAG AGATGCATTGAGAGTTTGTTTGCACTTGGTAGAAAAGTCTCTACAACGGATCGTAAGAGGTCAGAAGAACGCAATGTATACGACACAAAAGAGTATCGAGAACAAAGCTGGAACTTCTACTGGTTGGCGGGAACTATTGATGAGCGTCGGTTTTAG atttgaacCAGCGGCAAACGGCATACCTTCAAGTGTGTTCTTCCCTCAAAGTGATCCCGAAGAAAGATTAACACAATGCTCTGCCAGTCTTCAAGCTCTGTTGG GATTGACTCCAACGACGCTGCAAGCGCTGTCGAAACTTATATCGAACGGGAGTGATGTAGCAGACGACATAATAGGCGTAGTTCGCTCTGTTATATCGCAGTTCTCCGTGAAGAGTTCTGAAAGTGATACCTTTGAGGTTGCTGTTAACGTCAG GTTATGGAGAGTTAATGGATGTCACGAACTTTTGGCCTCTCTCGGCTTCGACTTGGCTGAAGTTGGTCAAGATGAAGTTACTCTCCGCACTGGCAAAGCGGCTAATAGACGTCACATACAATTTGTTTTGCAGGCCTTACTGGCGCTTTTTG atACGCAAGAGGCACCACGTAGTCTGAGCTTGGAGTCCAGCTCTAGCGTTGAATCGTTAGCATCCATAGAAGATGGAGACTTGGAGCCGCATTCCGATGGGGAACCACCACCAAGACAGCATAGAC AAAGTGTACCAGCCATGCCACCTCCGCCATTGCCATTAGGATCTTGCGGTGGTGCCTTCACAATGTACGTTCGCGGCACCAATTCTGCAACTGAAGTTGGTCGCGGTGAACCTGATGGTAGAACAGCCCCGCCCCCAGCTCCTCCACCACCCAGATATAGAGGAGAAAGTGATGCTGCCTTCACCCCGTCACCGCCTGCAGCACCACCTCCAAACTCCTCTGCGCCTCAAAGAGATGTATCTTTAGCGTTAGCACATCAAACTAAAATCAGAACTCTTTACACAAGGCGACCTCCTTCTACTGACGACTCAGATTGGGAAAGTTCTGGCCACGACACAGTCTTACGAAGACGTCCGGAACATCCTCATCAAAGATATTTAGATGCATTTTACGATTTAGCATCAGCTCAAACTCGTCGAGCCGAAGATGAAAAACCGGACCAAACGTTAAGCCAGCCATCAACGTCAAAGCGAGCTCCGAGACCCAAAATGGGTACAAACAGTCGAGACTCCATGGCTCAAGTCAGACATATGAGCGGAGAATTAACTCCCACAATATCCGAAGTTTACCACGAAAGAAATATTGGATTAGGTCTAGCCCCACCATTAGCAGAGCTACTTTTGTCAGAAGATTCAAAAACTGAAATGAGAACTGCTAGCTCCAGTGAAAATTTACTTTTACAGAACCTAGAGAAGTTAGGTCTACTTGGGGAGACCAGCGAAACAGAGGACAGATGGTGTAGTGGAAACGCTTCTCGACCTTGGCTATCCGCACCTCCTTTGGAGACAGATATACAAAGTTCAGATTTGACAACTGCTGAAATAATAGAACGGAAAAATAAGTTCAAGAAAGACATCGAACctaaaagaaaagaagaaaacgTTTATGAATTAAAACAGAAAGACGATACGGCAGGACCGAGTGCGATAGAAAAGCGGTGCGTTTCGCCATTTTCGGAACTTTCTAGAAGGGATGAAGGCGATGGCAGAAGCATTGCAGATTCACATTCTTCTTATAAAGCTCTTGTTTTGAATCCTAGAACACCATACCTACCCGAAGAAGGGGAGTCGGGAATAAATGCTGGTAATGAAGGAGGTAAAACGCACCCGAGAGTCAGACGACCTCCCGTACCCAGAGGCAGACCAGCGTATACCACACTTGATTTTCCACcgcataaattataa